A genomic stretch from Sphingomonas faeni includes:
- a CDS encoding DUF2794 domain-containing protein has protein sequence MGVVPFPTPSKATQVGFERLELNRILDLYGRMVAAGHWRDYAIDLGKDAAVFAAFRRAAERPEFRIEKRPSLRNKQGMWALIGEGGAVVKRGHELGPVLAPVERRFMKLVED, from the coding sequence ATGGGCGTCGTACCCTTCCCGACACCGTCCAAGGCGACGCAGGTCGGCTTCGAACGCCTCGAACTGAATCGGATCCTCGACCTCTACGGCCGGATGGTCGCGGCGGGACACTGGCGCGACTACGCGATCGATCTCGGCAAGGACGCCGCGGTCTTCGCCGCCTTTCGCCGTGCCGCCGAACGGCCTGAGTTCAGGATCGAGAAACGCCCGTCGCTGCGTAACAAGCAGGGCATGTGGGCGCTTATCGGCGAGGGCGGCGCGGTGGTGAAGCGCGGGCATGAACTCGGGCCGGTGCTGGCACCGGTAGAGCGTCGTTTCATGAAACTCGTCGAGGACTAA
- the epsC gene encoding serine O-acetyltransferase EpsC, whose product MSSGLLAYLDSIRARDPAPHSRAEIMLYPGVWALGYHRIAHRLYKAKLYFLARCVNHWSRFTTAIDIHPGATIGRNFFIDHGFVVIGETAQIGDDVTIYQCVTLGGTSPDNGVQGKRHPTISDGAIIGSGAQVLGPITLGKRSRVGANAVVTRDVPAGTTVVGIPARATTIEGGNAPELPRFVPYGTPCSEAFDPATQKMELMRCELETMRKRLDALLADGRVDERPEDRRDRA is encoded by the coding sequence ATGTCGAGCGGATTACTGGCCTATCTGGATTCGATCCGCGCCCGCGACCCCGCCCCGCATTCGCGCGCCGAAATCATGCTGTACCCAGGTGTCTGGGCGCTCGGCTATCACCGCATCGCGCATCGGCTGTACAAGGCGAAACTCTATTTCCTTGCACGCTGCGTCAACCACTGGTCGCGCTTCACGACCGCGATCGACATCCATCCCGGCGCGACGATCGGTCGTAATTTCTTCATTGACCACGGCTTTGTCGTAATCGGCGAGACCGCGCAGATCGGCGACGACGTCACGATCTACCAGTGCGTTACTTTGGGCGGCACCAGCCCCGATAACGGCGTGCAGGGCAAGCGCCACCCGACCATCTCCGACGGCGCCATCATCGGCTCGGGTGCGCAGGTGCTCGGACCGATCACGCTCGGCAAGCGCTCGCGCGTTGGTGCCAACGCGGTCGTCACGCGTGACGTGCCGGCTGGAACGACGGTGGTCGGCATTCCGGCTCGCGCGACCACGATAGAGGGCGGCAACGCACCCGAACTGCCGCGCTTCGTGCCCTATGGTACGCCGTGCAGCGAGGCGTTCGATCCGGCGACGCAGAAGATGGAGCTGATGCGCTGCGAACTCGAGACGATGCGCAAGCGGCTCGACGCTCTGCTCGCCGATGGCCGCGTGGATGAGCGTCCAGAGGACCGCCGCGACCGCGCATGA
- a CDS encoding TonB-dependent receptor plug domain-containing protein: MKRGFKTFTGASRYAGASGLALAAMLAAMPAFAQAVTTPAAEGVQAADPTVGQSGDQPGGDEIVVTGSRIRRSPLDQPSPVVTVDAESIQRTGLSSVADVLQRLPSAAGGLNSKVNNSGNIGNPPDGGGVGAGSAEIDLRYLTAKRTLVLVDGLRFVNGASASGIPSTVDLNTIQVGSIERIEILQSGQSPLYGSDALAGVVNIITKSQQKGLKASAQFGTFRQGDGHTQDYNVSYGIQAPRTSVVFGGSYVKQESVSTRDRKISQFPNPGQTSCSDEIGGCSGATPNGFFQVGGRNLTLKSAPILGRPRYDAANPTGPNSDFKEFTSADRFNFSPFNYFLTPSERYGFFVSAKQELTDNVNLRVKLNYTRRNSQNQAAFLPLVIGPDAGNGNLLDTISVDATNPYNPFGYTLSAGGAGNGPANYSTVRRRLVEAGQRTYSQTVDTMSATATLDGSFNVGSHKFYWDVNAVLGFNDAKQLFTGNINAANLAQALGPVANCTGACVPFNIFGGAGSVTPAMLGYIAFDERARSSQSLEDYTANISGDLFDLPAGAVGLAAGYEHRVQYGSFTPDPLITAGLGADIPAQPARGNFNSDEVYAELRVPLIHNTPLIQSLEIGGAVRHSNYSISGSNTTYTGSALWKPFSDLLLRASYAQGFRAPSIGELFGAESRSDAAIDDPCTNVAGSPFQSSATVRANCIANGVPANGSYQEPNGGQLSVLTGGNEALKPETSRTWLFGAVYAPSWARTSGIASQLSIEGNYYDIKVDDAIAATDATLTLSRCSQAADALSCAAISRTPNGIISRINAQLQNIGGIRTRGVDVTAVYRSPQTSAGTFGLSLNGNVLLKYAESFPATVGFTTTNYQGTTRGSPEQSYPKFKGNAVVDWDVGMARASFTGRYIKSVKEADGKTLDNTFYGDVQVTLAPGWLENRLGLTIGVNNVFNQDPPACFSCTGPNYDPTTYDVPGQFGYIRLSWGL; encoded by the coding sequence TTGAAGCGTGGGTTCAAGACGTTCACGGGCGCGAGCAGATATGCCGGCGCCAGCGGGTTGGCACTGGCAGCGATGCTCGCGGCGATGCCGGCCTTCGCACAAGCGGTGACGACACCGGCCGCCGAAGGCGTGCAGGCTGCCGACCCGACCGTTGGTCAATCGGGCGACCAACCCGGCGGGGACGAGATCGTCGTGACCGGATCGCGCATTCGTCGCAGTCCGCTCGACCAGCCATCGCCGGTCGTCACCGTCGATGCGGAATCGATCCAGCGCACAGGTCTGTCGTCGGTCGCCGACGTCCTTCAGCGGTTGCCGAGCGCAGCCGGCGGGCTCAATTCGAAGGTCAACAATTCGGGTAACATCGGCAATCCGCCCGACGGTGGCGGCGTCGGTGCAGGGTCGGCCGAAATCGACCTGCGCTATCTCACCGCCAAGCGGACGCTGGTGCTCGTCGATGGGCTTCGCTTCGTCAACGGCGCATCGGCGAGCGGCATTCCCTCGACGGTCGATCTGAACACGATCCAGGTCGGCTCGATCGAGCGGATCGAGATCCTCCAGTCGGGCCAGTCGCCACTCTATGGCTCGGATGCGCTCGCTGGTGTCGTCAACATCATCACAAAGTCGCAGCAAAAGGGCCTGAAGGCCTCCGCGCAGTTCGGCACGTTCCGCCAGGGCGACGGCCACACGCAGGACTATAACGTCAGCTACGGCATCCAGGCGCCGCGGACGAGCGTGGTGTTCGGCGGCAGCTATGTGAAGCAGGAATCGGTCAGCACGCGCGATCGTAAGATTTCCCAGTTTCCCAATCCCGGCCAGACGAGTTGTTCGGACGAGATTGGTGGCTGTTCGGGCGCAACCCCCAACGGATTCTTCCAGGTCGGCGGCCGGAACCTCACGCTAAAGTCGGCCCCTATCCTCGGGCGGCCACGATACGACGCCGCCAACCCGACCGGCCCGAACAGCGATTTCAAGGAGTTCACCTCCGCCGACCGCTTCAACTTCTCGCCGTTCAACTATTTCCTGACCCCCTCCGAGCGCTACGGCTTCTTCGTCAGCGCCAAGCAGGAGCTCACCGATAACGTGAACCTGCGCGTCAAATTGAACTACACGCGGCGTAATTCGCAGAACCAGGCGGCGTTCCTGCCGCTGGTGATCGGGCCGGATGCGGGCAACGGCAACCTGCTCGACACGATCTCGGTCGATGCGACCAACCCCTACAACCCGTTCGGCTACACGCTGTCGGCGGGCGGCGCTGGCAATGGTCCGGCGAACTATTCGACGGTGCGTCGTCGCCTCGTCGAGGCTGGCCAGCGGACCTATTCGCAGACCGTCGACACGATGTCGGCGACCGCGACGCTCGATGGCTCGTTCAACGTCGGCAGCCACAAATTCTACTGGGACGTCAACGCGGTCCTCGGCTTCAATGATGCCAAGCAGCTGTTCACGGGCAACATCAACGCGGCCAATCTTGCCCAGGCGCTTGGGCCCGTCGCGAACTGCACCGGGGCATGCGTACCGTTCAACATCTTCGGTGGCGCAGGATCGGTCACGCCTGCGATGCTCGGCTACATCGCGTTCGACGAACGTGCGCGCAGTTCGCAGAGCCTGGAGGACTATACCGCCAATATCTCGGGCGACCTGTTCGACCTTCCCGCCGGCGCCGTGGGTCTCGCTGCCGGCTATGAGCACCGCGTCCAATATGGCAGCTTCACGCCCGATCCCCTGATCACCGCGGGGCTCGGCGCGGATATCCCGGCGCAACCGGCGCGCGGGAATTTCAACTCGGACGAAGTCTATGCCGAGTTGCGCGTGCCGTTGATCCACAACACCCCGCTCATCCAGTCGCTCGAGATCGGTGGCGCGGTGCGGCATTCGAACTATTCGATCAGCGGCAGCAACACGACCTACACCGGCAGCGCCCTTTGGAAGCCGTTCAGCGACCTGCTGTTGCGTGCCTCCTATGCGCAAGGCTTCCGGGCCCCGAGCATCGGCGAATTGTTCGGCGCGGAATCGCGGTCTGACGCTGCGATCGACGATCCCTGCACCAACGTCGCCGGATCGCCGTTCCAATCGTCGGCAACCGTCCGCGCCAACTGCATCGCCAACGGCGTGCCGGCGAACGGCAGCTATCAGGAACCGAATGGCGGACAGCTGAGCGTGCTGACCGGCGGCAATGAGGCGTTGAAGCCCGAAACTTCGCGGACATGGCTGTTCGGCGCGGTGTATGCGCCGAGCTGGGCGCGAACCAGCGGGATCGCCAGCCAACTGAGCATCGAGGGCAATTACTACGACATCAAGGTCGACGACGCGATCGCGGCGACCGACGCGACGCTGACGCTGAGCCGCTGTTCGCAGGCGGCGGACGCGCTCAGCTGCGCGGCGATCTCCCGGACGCCCAACGGGATCATCTCGCGGATCAACGCGCAGTTGCAGAACATCGGTGGCATCCGCACCCGCGGCGTCGACGTAACCGCGGTCTATCGCTCGCCACAGACCTCGGCCGGGACGTTCGGGCTGTCGCTCAACGGCAACGTCCTGCTGAAATACGCCGAGAGCTTCCCGGCGACGGTCGGCTTCACCACCACCAACTACCAGGGAACGACGCGCGGCTCGCCCGAGCAGTCCTATCCGAAGTTCAAGGGCAATGCGGTGGTCGACTGGGACGTCGGCATGGCGCGTGCGTCGTTTACCGGCCGCTACATCAAGAGCGTGAAGGAAGCGGACGGCAAGACGCTCGACAACACCTTCTATGGCGACGTGCAGGTCACGCTGGCGCCGGGCTGGCTGGAGAACCGGCTGGGACTGACGATCGGCGTGAACAACGTTTTCAACCAGGACCCACCGGCCTGCTTCAGCTGCACCGGGCCGAACTATGATCCAACCACGTACGACGTGCCGGGGCAGTTCGGGTATATCCGACTGTCGTGGGGGCTTTGA
- a CDS encoding hydrogen peroxide-inducible genes activator, translated as MAATYLPTLKQLQYLVALKEHGHFGRAAEACYVTQSTLSAGLRELETLIGVVLVERTRRVVRFTPLGDGIADKARRVLREAEELGDMARAAGQPLSGDMRMSVIPTIAPFMLPRILPRLRKDYPDLKLFLREEPSGPACEGLHNGRTDCVLLALPYACGEVTSETLFEDRLFVAYPSGEVPSARPAIPASAIDETRLLLLEDGHCLKDHALGACNRPELRAEATMLGTSLHTIVQMVDNGLGITMLPEMAIKAGILDNTNITARPLDEKNAVRRIALVWRRASPREKDFRLMAKALADVQ; from the coding sequence ATGGCAGCCACCTACCTACCCACGTTGAAGCAGTTGCAGTATCTGGTTGCGCTGAAGGAACACGGACATTTCGGTCGTGCGGCGGAGGCGTGCTACGTCACGCAGTCGACCTTGTCCGCGGGCTTGCGCGAACTGGAGACGCTGATCGGCGTGGTGCTGGTCGAGCGCACCCGGCGCGTGGTGCGGTTCACGCCGCTGGGCGACGGGATCGCTGACAAGGCGCGGCGCGTGCTGCGCGAGGCGGAGGAACTGGGTGACATGGCGCGGGCCGCTGGCCAGCCACTGTCGGGCGACATGCGGATGAGCGTGATCCCGACGATCGCGCCGTTCATGCTGCCGAGGATCCTGCCGCGATTGCGCAAGGATTATCCGGACCTGAAACTGTTCCTGCGCGAGGAACCGAGCGGCCCGGCATGCGAGGGTCTGCACAACGGCCGGACCGACTGCGTTCTGCTCGCCCTCCCCTATGCCTGCGGTGAGGTCACGTCCGAGACGCTGTTCGAGGACCGGTTGTTCGTTGCGTATCCCTCCGGCGAGGTGCCGTCGGCCCGTCCTGCGATCCCGGCGTCGGCGATCGACGAGACGCGGTTGTTGCTGCTCGAGGACGGGCATTGCCTGAAGGATCACGCGCTGGGCGCCTGCAACCGGCCGGAGTTGCGCGCGGAGGCGACGATGCTGGGTACGTCGCTGCATACGATCGTGCAGATGGTCGACAATGGGCTCGGCATCACGATGCTGCCCGAAATGGCAATCAAGGCGGGGATCCTGGACAACACCAATATCACCGCGCGACCGCTCGATGAGAAGAACGCGGTGCGGCGAATCGCGCTGGTGTGGCGCCGGGCGAGCCCGAGGGAGAAGGATTTCCGGCTGATGGCGAAGGCGCTGGCGGACGTGCAGTAA
- a CDS encoding sulfite exporter TauE/SafE family protein — MFDLTTLSFETLLPFILVGFAAQVVDGALGMAFGVISNTLLLWVGVPPAAASAGVHTVETFTTAVSGISHVLHKNVNWTLFLRLMIPGVIGGVLGAYVLSNIDASTAKPFILAYLTSIGVYLLYRGLRYPPKQKEPKIVEPLGLVGGFLDAAGGGGWGPVVTSNLLVQGAAPRTTIGTVNTAEFFLTATISATFITQLGWAAFTQATVGLLIGGVLAAPFGAILAKRVPAKTLMVLVGVILTITSLFGLYRAIWH; from the coding sequence ATGTTCGACCTGACGACCTTGAGCTTCGAGACGCTGCTGCCGTTCATCCTCGTGGGGTTCGCCGCGCAGGTCGTCGATGGCGCGCTGGGGATGGCGTTCGGCGTAATCTCGAACACGCTGTTGCTGTGGGTCGGCGTGCCCCCGGCTGCTGCCTCTGCGGGGGTGCATACCGTCGAGACGTTCACGACCGCGGTGTCGGGAATCAGCCATGTCCTGCACAAGAACGTCAACTGGACGCTGTTCCTGCGGCTGATGATCCCGGGCGTGATCGGCGGCGTGCTGGGTGCGTACGTGCTGTCGAACATCGACGCGAGCACGGCCAAGCCGTTCATCCTCGCCTATTTGACGTCGATCGGCGTGTATCTACTCTACCGCGGGCTTCGCTATCCGCCCAAGCAGAAGGAGCCGAAGATCGTCGAGCCGCTCGGGCTTGTCGGCGGGTTCCTGGATGCGGCGGGTGGTGGCGGCTGGGGGCCGGTGGTGACGTCGAACCTGCTGGTGCAGGGTGCGGCACCGCGGACCACGATCGGCACGGTCAATACCGCCGAGTTCTTCCTGACCGCGACGATATCGGCGACGTTCATCACACAACTCGGTTGGGCGGCGTTTACGCAGGCTACGGTAGGGTTGCTGATCGGCGGCGTTCTCGCGGCACCGTTCGGCGCGATCCTGGCAAAGCGCGTGCCGGCGAAAACGCTGATGGTGCTGGTCGGCGTGATTCTCACGATCACCAGCCTGTTCGGCCTCTACCGCGCCATCTGGCACTGA
- a CDS encoding fasciclin domain-containing protein: MSKTLPLLLMTSALALAACSGKSKDDVASASTTPADTALAVPNGPPAVANPTVGGVPMMATRTIVDNASAAPNLSTLVAAVNAAGLVPTLSGPGPLTVFAPTNDAFGRLAPGMVDTLLKPENKASLTKVLTYHVVPGAITAEDLRQRIAAGGGTATLTTVEGDPITATLVGAVIALTDVNGNKSYVETADVRQSNGVIHVVNGVIVPKLS; encoded by the coding sequence ATGTCGAAGACGCTTCCACTGCTGCTGATGACCAGCGCGCTGGCGCTCGCCGCGTGCAGCGGCAAATCGAAGGACGACGTGGCGAGTGCCTCGACTACGCCCGCGGATACTGCGCTGGCCGTGCCGAACGGTCCGCCTGCGGTCGCCAACCCGACCGTCGGCGGCGTGCCGATGATGGCGACCCGCACGATCGTCGACAATGCATCGGCCGCGCCGAACCTGTCGACGCTGGTTGCCGCGGTGAATGCCGCTGGGCTGGTCCCCACTCTGTCGGGTCCAGGCCCCCTCACAGTGTTTGCACCCACTAATGACGCCTTCGGGCGGCTCGCGCCGGGCATGGTCGACACGTTGCTGAAGCCCGAGAACAAGGCCTCGTTGACGAAAGTGCTAACCTATCACGTCGTACCCGGCGCCATCACCGCCGAGGATCTGCGCCAGCGCATCGCGGCCGGCGGCGGTACCGCCACGCTGACCACGGTTGAGGGCGACCCGATCACCGCGACCCTGGTCGGCGCCGTGATCGCGCTGACCGACGTCAACGGCAACAAGAGTTACGTCGAGACGGCGGATGTTCGTCAGTCGAACGGCGTCATCCATGTGGTCAACGGCGTAATCGTGCCGAAACTGAGCTGA